The Mycolicibacterium boenickei genome has a segment encoding these proteins:
- a CDS encoding TetR family transcriptional regulator, which produces MEAAFAIATESSIEELSIPLVAKSLNVGVTSIYWHVRNKSELLDAMTDRALRRSGLPAFTESNDWRESLKVHARGVRRTFLSDPVLTDLILVRGTLSPLARRLGEQETQKAIANMIDSGLDEQTAHDTYSAVSELVRGSVLLARMTQKHSAAQRAVTAEGGFTGAPAPVNDRAFELLLTSLLAGAAL; this is translated from the coding sequence GTGGAGGCAGCCTTCGCGATAGCAACGGAGTCCTCAATCGAGGAGCTCAGCATTCCGCTGGTCGCCAAGTCGCTGAACGTCGGCGTAACCAGCATCTACTGGCACGTACGCAACAAGTCAGAGCTTCTCGACGCCATGACCGATCGCGCGTTGCGCCGCAGCGGATTACCGGCGTTCACCGAGTCGAACGATTGGCGCGAGTCGTTGAAGGTACACGCACGCGGCGTGCGCCGGACCTTCCTCAGCGATCCGGTGTTGACGGATCTGATCCTTGTTCGAGGCACACTGAGTCCGCTGGCCCGACGGCTCGGCGAGCAGGAGACGCAGAAGGCGATTGCCAACATGATCGATTCCGGTCTCGACGAGCAGACAGCGCACGACACGTACTCGGCGGTGTCGGAACTGGTTCGAGGGTCGGTACTGCTCGCACGGATGACGCAGAAACACAGCGCAGCACAGAGAGCGGTGACTGCCGAGGGCGGATTCACCGGCGCCCCGGCACCGGTGAACGATCGAGCATTCGAACTTCTGCTGACCTCACTGCTCGCTGGGGCAGCGCTCTGA
- the arr gene encoding NAD(+)--rifampin ADP-ribosyltransferase, whose protein sequence is MFSNLSNIGSVSEALDEGPFFHGTKAELRPGDLLTAGFNSNYRPEVVMNHIYFTALRDGAGLAAEVAALDGSTPHVYEVLPTGPFEDDPNVTDKKFPGNPTRSFRSESPLRVVREVTDWTRLTPEALQMWRDRLAAIRDDERAEIIN, encoded by the coding sequence GTGTTTTCAAACCTCAGTAACATCGGCTCGGTGAGTGAGGCACTTGACGAGGGCCCGTTCTTTCACGGCACCAAGGCAGAACTGCGCCCCGGCGACCTTCTGACGGCAGGGTTCAACTCCAACTACCGGCCCGAGGTCGTCATGAATCACATCTACTTCACCGCGCTGCGCGACGGCGCTGGACTCGCGGCAGAGGTGGCCGCGCTCGACGGGTCGACCCCACACGTCTACGAGGTCCTTCCCACCGGGCCCTTTGAGGATGATCCGAACGTCACGGACAAGAAGTTTCCGGGCAACCCCACGCGGTCCTTTCGGAGCGAATCACCGCTTCGGGTGGTGCGTGAAGTTACCGACTGGACGCGGCTGACGCCTGAGGCGCTGCAGATGTGGCGGGACCGGCTGGCGGCGATCCGCGACGACGAACGAGCCGAGATCATCAACTGA
- a CDS encoding DUF1942 domain-containing protein, producing MTFSHIALKTTAAAAGIAAAGVLAAPSAFADPEVLQFGQTAEIPSPGGAIDYTVSTLQPSGHNDGIWYSDVTARAVSGSPTPNISDFNARAVNSSTYADMKGHQTDGLPNQPIAPGTQTSGRIYFDVRGGTVPDSVVYRDAGGTDKVVWKG from the coding sequence ATGACGTTCTCGCACATCGCATTGAAAACGACGGCAGCAGCCGCCGGTATCGCGGCTGCCGGAGTGCTGGCGGCGCCATCGGCGTTCGCCGACCCGGAAGTCCTCCAGTTCGGCCAAACGGCTGAGATTCCGAGCCCGGGTGGCGCCATCGACTACACCGTGAGCACGCTGCAGCCCAGCGGGCACAACGACGGCATCTGGTACTCCGATGTCACAGCCCGCGCCGTGAGCGGCTCTCCGACGCCCAACATTTCCGACTTCAACGCTCGAGCGGTCAACAGCTCCACCTACGCGGACATGAAGGGGCACCAGACCGACGGCCTTCCCAACCAGCCGATCGCGCCGGGCACCCAGACATCGGGACGGATCTACTTCGACGTACGCGGGGGCACGGTTCCCGACAGCGTGGTCTACCGGGACGCCGGCGGTACCGACAAGGTGGTCTGGAAGGGCTGA